The DNA sequence CTGTGCACCTAGGACCACCTGGTTCTCCACACCAGGCAACAGCAGGGCTGCACCTGtccatctccctccctctctatcCCCATGGGGCTGCTCCATCTCTCACCCTGAGCAAAATCAGATCTTCAAATTCACAACTCTTTCGCCTTGCTGCCCAACTCACCTCCCTCTTGCCAGGGAGGAGAAAAGGCGTGCCCCCCACCTCCCCGCTGGGACCACAGCTTTGGAGCCCACCTCTGTTTCAGAGCTCACCCACCAACTACCCTCTGTGCTCCtggagttattattttttaaatcactccAAGCTGCTcaccttaaaacaaaaacaacaggaaaactCACTCTTTGACTTCACAAAGTTCATGAAAGAGGTGCATGTTTTCTGTCTGCGCCTCCTTTCTCAACTGGGCACTACTCCAGGATGCTCTAAGGCCCCCAGCAGCCCTTGGTACTGTGACCACTCCCTATCTCCTGAGTCTTTGACAGCTTCTTCCCAACTCAGGGCTCCTTCCTGGGTTCAGGTCTCACTTTGGTCTATAATGCTTTCCAGACAACACATGGGCTCGGTTCCTTATGACCCTTGAGTCTATCCTTTAGCCAGGTCTGGCTCCTTCATTCATAAACTACCCTTCTTTCCTGGGGGCTCCTTTAAGACACCTCACAGGGGACACATCCCAATCTGGCAGGAAGGGGACCTCACAGAGTCACCACCACAATGGCCAATCTTCAGCTCTGTTTCTGTCCTGTGCCTTCTCTGGCTggttccctgccccctccccacagTGAACAGCCCCCATCACCCTGGTAGCTCAATGCTGGAGGCTCCCTGCTCATATTCCCAGATGCAAGACCTTGGCACTGGGCTGTGAGCTCACATAGAGCCCTCTATGTAGAATGAATGGACTGCCCACTGGGAGGAGATGGTGCACGTCACGGAGGAGATTGAGAATATGATCAAGAGGCTTCCTGAGTGGGCTGCTGACGAGCCTGTGGAGAAGACTCCCCAGACTCAGCAGGATGAGTCCTACATCCATTCAGAGCCCCTGGGTGTGGTCCTTGTCATCGGAGCCTGGAACTACCCCTTTAATCTCACCATCCAACCCATGGTGGGCGCCATTGCTGCAGGTAGATATTGGGGGCTCCATTTCAGGAGGGATTCAGGCCTGCCTCTCCCTGCCTGTCTTTGTGGGGTTAGGGCTGCTCTTAGCCAAAATGACCAGAAGGGGCCCATGCTGCTCTTCCATCCAGGTCCTGAGCATCTTTCTccactttctcctctcttctcccccaaCCTCCAAGCAATTGCAGAGGGGAAGGTAGTAGGCTCTGGTCAGCGTGTGCCTGTGTATGCACCTGTGGTGAGTGTTCAGATGTGTTCTTGTGTATGCTTCTGTAGTGTGTTCCTGTGTGTGCTcctcagtgtgtgcctgtgtgtacttgtgtgtgcctctgtggtatgtgcctgtgtgtgtactTGCATTTGTCACTAGCTCTCCCTTCCACTCTTCCAAGGAGACAGATGATGGAGTAGAGGCTCCTGGCTTGGTCATTGGTAGGGCAGAGGCTTCGGGGTGGGGGGTGGCCTGGGTGTGGCCCTGACTCGTTATGCTCTTCAGGGAATGCAGTGATCCTGAAACCCTCGGAAGTGAGTGAGAACACGGCAAACCTGCTGGCCACCATCATCCCCCAGTACCTGGACAAGGTGAGGTGACCTCTAGGACTCCAGAATAACTGTGTTGGTGCCAGGCATTGGTGCTTGAAGAATAGTAAATTCTTGTGAAGGGGTCAAACCACAGGTTGTGTGGGGGAGGGTACAGTCTCTAGCAGCTGCCCTCTCTCATTGGGGTGAACCCCACCCAGGTGGGATGCTGATCTGCAGGGCTTGGTCTTTGCTGAGCCTGCCCTCTCTTCTTGAATGGAAGGATCTTTATCCAGTGATCAACGGGGGTATCCCTGAGACCACAGAGTTGCTCGTGGAGAGATTCGACCACATCTTGTACACAGGCAGCACGGCTGTGGGGAAGATTGTTATGACGGCTGCTGCCAAGCACCTGACACCAGTCACACTGGAGCTGGGAGGAAAGAGTCCCTGCTATGTGGACAAGGACTGTGATCTGGACGTGGCCTGTCGGTGAGGAGGCTTGGGCCTGTCTGGGCTGCAGTGGCCATCTGTCTTGCCTTCCAACACACAGGAATGGTGCCAAGTACTATGGTTCTGCTCTGAGTAGCAGAGATGGTCCCTGCTTCATGGAGCCTGCAGTTCAGGTGTTCCAGGGGTGGTGGGAAATTGGGGGATCCCCATTCACATGAGGTGCAAGGAGTCTGGGAAACCTTCTTAGGGAGAGCTCCAGGTGGCATTCTGACTGCTGCATGGGCATCATGGGAGAAGTGGAGCTCCAAGTAAAGGCTGCAAGAGCAAGTGTAGGATACTTAGGGAACTTTACTAAGTCCAAGTCTAGCGCTTGACTGAGGCACGGGCTGATCTGAGATCTGCAAGACATGATTGGGGTCCAAGGTAAAACTCCAGTCTGGACCTTCTGATCCCAGCTGGGACTTTGGTCAACTTCGTACTTCACATGTATGACCCTTTAAGATAGAGGGGTGACACTGGCCATGCAAGGTTCTAAGAGCATGATCCAGTCAGAACTTGTAGCACTAGCTAGATGATTTTCCTATTGGagcaaaaagagcctatctccaccttaaaaactatgatatgcaggaagtattcctttcaaaaactaactcacttctcacagggacaccatgttctagatgctgcataCATGAGAGGGAGACATAGGAGGATCTGAGGCTAGCCCAGAGAAAattagtaagactctgtctcaaaaacaaaataaaaccaaaagggctcaagtggtagagcacttgcctagcatgttcattTCCAGTACCAGGGAGCACGGGGGAAGAGCATGATCAGAGAGGCACAAAATTGCCTCACCCCAGATGACCTCAGAAATTCCCATCTGTCACCCATGAGGTTAGGACACACTGGCACCAGAAGTCCCTGTGAGCTGGGTCTGCTCAGTCCAGTGTCTAGAAATGAGTGAGCTGCGTACAAGGGCTCACTTGTGGCTGCTCACAGCTGGTGGTGCCCACACACAGGCAGGTTCTCCTTCAGCACTAAACCCAAGGTGTCTTAATCCTAAGCACACTGAATGAAACCAGTGTTCTCGGGGCACGCATCATGTGATCCATTTGGGGATTTTCACAGACGGATCGCCTGGGGGAAATTCATGAACAGTGGCCAGACCTGTGTGGGCCCTGACTACATCCTCTGTGACCCCTCTATCCAGAACCAAATGGTGGAGAAGCTCAAGAAGTCGCTGAAAGTAAGTGAGGACCCTGGGATTTGAGGGGAGAAGCTGTAAGGCACAAGGTGGGCTTGATGCCATGACTGACTTTTAGGACTTCAGGAATTACTggataattttcttttgattgtaAGAGGAATATGCATGCACTGCAGATAACTTAGGAAAGATTAAAAAGCATAGTGGAGAATAAAAAGCCCCACCTAGAATCCCACCACCCAAAGACGGTCCTTCCTGACATGTGGCTGGGAAGTCTTTGGCACAAAGAGGGTCTGCATCCTTCCCTGAAGTCCCCATCTCTTCTCAGGAGTTCTACGGGGAAAATGCCAAGCAGTCCCGTGACTATGGAAGAATTGTAAATGACCAGCACTTCCGGAGGGTGATGGGCCTTATTGAGGGTCAGAAAGTGGCCCATGGAGGTACCTGCGATGCAGCTTCCCGCTACATAGGTGAGTGCCCTGTCCTCAGTAGTGCTGTCCACCTGCCTGGCCTTCTGGGGGCTCCAGCAAATTTGCAGCAAGTGGGCACAGATACTTGACAGGTGGGTTTTCACCAGTGGGCCTTGGAGTCCTCAGCAGGTAGAGGCTGATCGTGGCTTTTAAGAAGCTCCCTCTGAAGCTatgtgtggtggtatacacctataatcctagcacttgggagtctgaggcagaaggatctagaatttgaggtcagcatgggc is a window from the Castor canadensis chromosome 11, mCasCan1.hap1v2, whole genome shotgun sequence genome containing:
- the Aldh3a1 gene encoding aldehyde dehydrogenase, dimeric NADP-preferring, with product MSKISDVVKRAWGAFNSGRTRPLQFRIQQLEALRRMIKERQADIVGALASDLHKNEWTAHWEEMVHVTEEIENMIKRLPEWAADEPVEKTPQTQQDESYIHSEPLGVVLVIGAWNYPFNLTIQPMVGAIAAGNAVILKPSEVSENTANLLATIIPQYLDKDLYPVINGGIPETTELLVERFDHILYTGSTAVGKIVMTAAAKHLTPVTLELGGKSPCYVDKDCDLDVACRRIAWGKFMNSGQTCVGPDYILCDPSIQNQMVEKLKKSLKEFYGENAKQSRDYGRIVNDQHFRRVMGLIEGQKVAHGGTCDAASRYIAPTILTDVDPESPVMQEEIFGPVMPIVCVHSLEEAIQFINQREKPLALYVFSSNDKVIKKMIAETSSGGVTANDVIVHITVHSLPFGGVGHSGMGAYHGKKSFDTFSHRRSCLVRSLQNDEVYKARYPPSPAKMSRH